Proteins encoded in a region of the Pirellulaceae bacterium genome:
- a CDS encoding flagellar motor switch protein FliM, translating to MRQESLTTEERELLSSGMIQVDREPGNDCAKPVHDEPPRNPDLGDVQEQLDAIQSFHSDLARRFEDILSSGLQQLVDVQLQDVQAMTYSQFAFSRAKPTCFVILQATPLPSPLALDLSPPVLYPLLDCLLGGGKQPCSIPDRPPTELEQRLAGRITEMLLNELRDAWEALLAVNLTVDRMESNAQRVRLVSPSDPVIVLIFRTRVAEQTGDFTLCLPTQAIRKMVDKLLCGEYGIVAPDERQKEQAVKTSELVVKLAMEPLSAAEWSQVKVGDVVLTEVPADGMVDVLIDGEVRFSGRPGAIDGHRAVELRDR from the coding sequence ATGCGACAAGAAAGTTTGACGACAGAAGAACGAGAACTGTTATCCTCCGGGATGATCCAGGTCGATCGCGAGCCTGGGAACGATTGTGCCAAGCCGGTTCACGACGAGCCGCCGAGAAATCCCGACTTGGGAGATGTTCAGGAACAGCTGGATGCAATCCAGTCATTTCATTCTGATCTGGCGCGACGATTCGAAGACATCCTTTCAAGCGGTTTGCAGCAATTGGTGGATGTGCAGCTGCAAGACGTTCAGGCGATGACTTACAGCCAGTTCGCTTTTAGTCGGGCTAAGCCAACCTGCTTCGTCATTCTGCAAGCAACTCCACTGCCGTCACCGCTGGCCCTGGATCTCAGCCCGCCGGTGCTCTATCCGCTGCTGGATTGTCTGCTTGGCGGTGGTAAGCAACCCTGTTCCATCCCCGATCGTCCTCCCACCGAACTTGAACAACGATTGGCAGGACGCATCACCGAAATGCTTTTGAATGAATTGCGGGATGCTTGGGAGGCTTTGTTGGCGGTTAATTTGACCGTCGATCGGATGGAAAGCAACGCGCAACGCGTACGGTTGGTCTCGCCGAGTGACCCGGTAATCGTTTTGATCTTTCGAACCCGCGTGGCGGAACAAACGGGTGACTTTACGCTCTGTTTACCCACCCAGGCGATCCGAAAGATGGTCGATAAACTGTTGTGTGGTGAGTACGGTATCGTTGCACCCGATGAACGACAGAAGGAGCAGGCGGTCAAGACGTCCGAGTTAGTCGTGAAGCTTGCCATGGAACCCTTGTCGGCTGCTGAATGGAGTCAGGTGAAAGTCGGCGACGTGGTTCTGACAGAGGTGCCAGCTGATGGAATGGTTGATGTGCTGATCGATGGAGAAGTCCGTTTTTCTGGACGCCCCGGTGCGATCGACGGTCATCGAGCGGTGGAATTGCGAGACCGTTAG